From Anas acuta chromosome 20, bAnaAcu1.1, whole genome shotgun sequence, a single genomic window includes:
- the CRB2 gene encoding protein crumbs homolog 2 isoform X3 — protein MPKPLGTSSSENDSSCSSSPCENGGSCKDLEVGYQCTCPVQPVAYTGTNCEILYDACVKHDCPAHSVCNRTEGLLEYKCICMPGFTGSDCDININECESNPCKDPRFECVDSINGYTCKCRTGLDGEGCQTESSVCSSHPCLNNGTCVEGPGDYVCICQPGFTGAHCKDNIDECASNPCQNGAICRDRVNEYSCFCVPGFQGYNCEIDINECASRPCKNNGTCLNEMDHYLCKCIPGYTGINCDAEIDECASYPCQNGASCIDHVGFYTCTCAPGYRGIQCEVDINECESQPCQHNGTCHDLINSYQCDCSDTGFEGDHCELDILECASEPCLNNATCVEGIKNYSCACWPGYTGQHCEEDVDECAADPCYNGGVCLERSNQSYYGTRPDFPSDFSYSQAAGFQCWCQPGFAGETCFTNIDECESQPCQNGGHCMDLVDGFLCRCLPGYSGVECAVNINECEEGPCKNGAVCEDGIADYTCHCAPSQDGIVWGGKNCSVKLTGCQTHDCQNEALCIPTYQAESHGHLCQCQPGFSDATCSTPTTFSFASRGYLLIELPVNNQSRREIAGDQLASVSLRFRTTLPSAILFYRGYEAEYLFLELFDGILHVGLKREDVGYLLLLEGLRVDDGHWHKVEVVLQSTVQLKLWHDSCEAGVCLRSSSVPHGTASIPHAFLSMYIGGAGDPMASNTHSQQGFVGCLQDVQVDAEAVLPEDLPVNESSPVQLGCERTEWCLSGPCSHGGLCIDLWATFRCDCSRPYGGPACSYERPAATFGLENSTSFASFILSDSLGADFNISFFIRSLKPNGLLLQISNGTDPCLTIYLKNGKLKIEMLSTDTVTFPENVVDGRRHLVALSAQGGIIGAHQSDTYVELGHLGGTPLLAGYEVYIGGHPNPASTDAWGGYFKGCLQDIQLNNHEIEFFQVENYSLPQEQNVNLVNGCISDNTCKSEPCQNGGQCIVTWNDFHCSCPANFTGKFCEERVWCESNPCPEATTCVDVLAGYVCLANATFTSDGAIEFTTNTSVTRTLSSLHVDFRTRDKDAVLLRAVEEVDSLQIAIKNSSLLVAIRSGNSIEGVSFLSKESVTDGAWHTISVSMEEPSALSSRWVVHLDGAVNVTLQGSAGNLDFLKNNAPIVLGENFTGCLGQVKIGGIYLPFTAHLSYPQPEQFQQSSRRTVQLGCTGADVCASSPCLNAGTCQDLFNSFSCACSAGWGGLLCESNIDDCQPNPCVHGNCVDAVADFQCDCFRGYIGKKCDINVDDCVRHQCQNGATCIDRVYGYSCKCLPQFSGPRCEWPFPPEQCGKNFTCLNGGRCITETWGANCSCKPGFTGRNCQININECDPNPCQNGGTCQDSENKYECLCSASYTGERCDINKGTPGAFFPSPLIEVAVPVACGSLLLLSIALIFMVLTARKRRQSEGTYSPSQQEVAGARLEMDSVLKVPPEERLI, from the exons GAACTTCATCCTCTGAAAATGACAGCAGCTGTTCATCATCCCCATGTGAAAATGGAGGGAGCTGCAAGGATTTGGAAGTGGGTTATCAGTGCACCTGCCCCGTGCAGCCTGTAGCCTACACAGGCACAAACTGTGAAATTCTCTATGATGCATGTGTCAAACATGATTGCCCTGCCCACAGCGTTTGCAACAGGACCGAAGGACTCCTGGAATACAAGTGCATCTGTATGCCTGGCTTTACAGGTAGTGATTGTGACATTAATATTAACGAGTGCGAGAGCAACCCCTGTAAAGATCCTCGTTTTGAATGCGTAGATAGTATAAATGGATACACCTGTAAATGCCGAACAGGACTGGATGGAGAAGGCTGCCAAACAGAAAGCTCTGTGTGCTCTAGTCACCCCTGCCTAAATAACGGGACGTGTGTTGAGGGTCCTGGGGACTATGTCTGCATCTGCCAGCCTGGCTTCACCGGGGCCCACTGCAAAGACAACATTGATGAGTGCGCCTCCAACCCGTGCCAGAACGGAGCCATCTGCCGAGACAGGGTGAATGAGTATAGCTGTTTCTGTGTGCCTGGGTTCCAAGGATACAACTGTGAAATAGACATCAACGAGTGTGCGTCCCGGCCCTGTAAAAACAATGGCACCTGCCTGAATGAGATGGATCACTATTTGTGCAAGTGCATCCCTGGCTACACAG GTATAAACTGTGATGCTGAAATAGATGAATGTGCTTCATACCCTTGCCAGAATGGGGCCTCGTGCATAGATCACGTTGGGTTCTACACCTGCACCTGTGCACCTGGTTACCGAGGAATCCAGTGTGAGGTGGACATCAACGAGTGTGAGAGCCAGCCATGCCAGCACAACGGGACATGCCATGACCTCATTAACAG CTACCAGTGTGACTGCAGTGACACAGGCTTTGAAGGGGACCACTGTGAGTTGGATATCCTGGAGTGTGCCTCTGAGCCCTGTCTGAACAATGCCACGTGTGTTGAAGGAATCAAGAACTACAGCTGTGCCTGTTGGCCAG GTTACACAGGACAGCACTGTGAAGAGGACGTGGATGAATGTGCAGCAGATCCCTGTTACAACGGAGGTGTATGCCTCGAACGATCCAACCAGTCCTACTATGGAACACGACCTGACTTCCCCAGTGATTTCAGCTATAGCCAAGCAGCTGGTTTCCAGTGTTGGTGCCAGCCAGGCTTTGCAG GGGAGACCTGCTTTACGAACATTGACGAGTGCGAGTCCCAGCCGTGTCAGAATGGAGGGCACTGCATGGACCTTGTTGATGGCTTTCTTTGCCGTTGCCTACCAGGTTATTCAG GTGTGGAATGTGCTGTTAACATCAATGAGTGTGAGGAGGGTCCCTGCAAGAATGGAGCTGTCTGTGAGGATGGCATTGCTGACTATACCTGCCACTGTGCCCCTAGCCAGGATGGCATTGTATGGGGAGGGAAGAACTGCTCTGTCAAGCTCACTGGGTGCCAGACACATGACTGCCAAAATGAGGCCTTGTGCATCCCCACCTACCAAGCTGAGAGCCACGGCCACCTGTGCCAGTGCCAGCCTGGTTTCTCTGATGCCACATGCTCAACACCAACAACGTTTTCCTTTGCTTCCAGAGGGTATCTCCTCATTGAGCTGCCCGTGAACAATCAGAGCAGGAGGGAGATAGCAGGAGATCAGCTTGCCAGTGTGTCCCTCCGGTTCCGAACCACCTTGCCCAGCGCCATCCTTTTTTACAGAGGCTATGAAGCTGAATACTTGTTCCTGGAGCTCTTTGATGGCATTCTGCATGTGGGACTGAAGAGGGAGGATGTTGGGtacctgctgctcctggaggggCTGAGAGTTGATGATGGCCATTGGCATAAAGTCGAAGTTGTTTTGCAGAGCACTGTGCAGCTGAAGCTCTGGCATGACTCTTGTGAAGCAGGTGTCTGCCTGCGGAGCTCTTCTGTCCCTCACGGCACGGCTTCCATCCCGCACGCCTTCCTCAGCATGTATATCGGAGGTGCTGGGGATCCAATGGCCAGCAACAcacacagccagcagggcttCGTCGGCTGCCTGCAAGACGTGCAGGTGGATGCTGAAGCTGTGCTGCCGGAGGACCTCCCGGTGAACGAGTCATCCCCGGTGCAGCTGGGCTGTGAGCGGACGGAGTGGTGCCTCTCTGGGCCCTGCTCACACGGAGGGCTGTGCATCGACCTCTGGGCAACGTTCAGGTGCGACTGCTCCAGGCCTTACGGAGGCCCTGCGTGCTCCTACG aGCGCCCAGCAGCAACATTTGGCCTGGAGAATTCTACCAGCTTTGCCTCTTTCATCCTTTCTGATAGCCTTGGTGCTGACTTCAATATCTCCTTTTTCATTCGTAGTTTGAAACCTAATGGTTTGCTATTGCAGATCAGCAATGGAACAGACCCTTGCCTCacaatatatttgaaaaatggCAAGCTAAAGATAGAGATGTTATCTACAGATACTGTGACATTTCCAGAAAATGTAGTTGATGGGAGAAGACATTTGGTAGCTCTGTCTGCCCAAGGAGGAATTATTGGTGCCCACCAATCAGACACATACGTGGAGCTGGGACACCTTGGAGGAACACCTCTTTTAGCTGGCTATGAAGTGTATATCGGTGGGCATCCGAACCCAGCCAGCACTGATGCATGGGGAGGCTACTTCAAAGGCTGTTTGCAAGACATCCAGCTGAACAACCATGAAATAGAGTTTTTTCAGGTTGAGAACTACAGCCTCCCACAGGAACAAAATGTGAATCTGGTAAATGGATGCATCTCTGATAACACCTGCAAG tccgAGCCATGTCAGAATGGTGGCCAATGCATCGTCACTTGGAATGATTTCCATTGTAGCTGTCCAGCAAATTTCACTGGGAAATTTTGTGAAGAGAGAGTCTGGTGTGAAAGTAACCCATGTCCTGAAGCTACCACATGTGTAGACGTTCTAGCAGGATATGTGT GTCTGGCTAATGCAACATTTACTAGTGATGGTGCCATTGAATTTACCACCAACACATCAGTGACCAGAACGCTGAGCAGCCTCCACGTGGATTTCAGAACCAGGGACAAAGATGCTGTTTTGCTTCGGGCTGTGGAAGAAGTGGATTCCCTCCAGATAGCCATTAAGAACTCCTCCCTCCTTGTTGCCATCAGGAGTGGGAACAGTATTGAAGGTGTCAGCTTCCTGAGTAAGGAGTCTGTCACGGATGGTGCCTGGCACACAATCTCTGTGTCTATGGAAGAGCCGTCTGCTCTTTCGTCTAGATGGGTGGTTCACTTGGATGGGGCTGTTAATGTGACTCTGCAGGGAAGTGCTGGGAATTTGGACTTCTTAAAGAACAATGCACCAATTGTTCTAGGTGAAAACTTCACAGGCTGCCTCGGACAAGTGAAGATAGGGGGGATCTACCTGCCGTTCACTGCCCACCTCTCATACCCTCAGCCAGAGCAGTTCCAGCAGTCCAGCAGAAGGACCGTCCAGCTGGGCTGCACGGGGGCTGATGTTTGTGCTTCCAGCCCATGCCTCAATGCTGGCACCTGCCAGGACTTGTTCAACTCCTTCAGCTGCGCCTGCagtgctggctggggagggctgcTCTGCGAGTCTAACATTGACGACTGCCAGCCAAACCCTTGTGTTCATGGCAACTGTGTTGATGCAGTAGCAGATTTTCAGTGTGATTGCTTCCGGGGATACATTGGGAAGAAGTGTGACATCAACGTGGATGACTGTGTGCGGCACCAGTGCCAAAATGGAGCCACCTGCATTGATAGGGTTTATGGCTACTCCTGCAAGTGCCTGCCCCAGTTTTCAGGACCTCGCTGCGA atGGCCGTTCCCACCTGAGCAGTGTGGTAAGAACTTCACTTGTCTGAATGGTGGCAGGTGCATCACTGAGACCTGGGGAGCCAACTGCAGCTGCAAGCCAGGTTTCACTGGAAGAAA ttgtCAAATTAATATAAATGAGTGTGATCCAAATCCTTGCCAGAACGGAGGTACATGTCAAGACTCTGAGAACAAATACGAATGTTTGTGCAGTGCCAGCTACACTGGAGAGCGCTGTGACATTAAT aaaggGACTCCAGgtgctttcttcccctccccactAATTGAAGTAGCTGTCCCTGTAGCCTGTGGCTCTTTACTGCTCCTCAGTATTGCTCTCATATTCATGGTTCTCACTGCAAGGAAGAGGCGCCAGTCAGAGGGAACCTACAGCCCAAGTCAGCAAGAAGTGGCAGGAGCTCGGCTGGAGATGGACAGTGTCCTAAAGGTGCCACCTGAAGAGCGGTTAATATAG